The following is a genomic window from Phaseolus vulgaris cultivar G19833 chromosome 6, P. vulgaris v2.0, whole genome shotgun sequence.
ACTTTGACATAAACGCATAAAAAACGgagaaaaaaatagtaaatgaaGTACTAAACTTTGACATTGCTGTTGCTTCCAATTTATTACTATATTTGTTTTCCAATAATGAGTATCATGCATTTCACGTTTTTAAATTTCagaataacattaaaaatataaattaaacaaaacttatttaaaaaactaGTTCATAGCTCAAGTATTTtacttaaaattgaaaaaatattgaattataaatgttaaatacttttatgttattattaacatttttctCTAGTAAAATCAAATACATGTCTTATGAGTAGGAACTTTTAATCATACACTAACGTTTTTCTATTAAATTACACTACTAACATAAAATGAATAAGTGAATATATTTACGcaatattttgatataaaattaatttaattttttgaaaaaatatatatttacgcatataattctctttttttttaattttgatttaaagatgatttattttagttataacTTTTACTTTAAAAATCCTTTTTagtaaaaacttaaaaaagcaaaaaaaaaaaacaacataaatttcaATATTGTATGAAGAAACAAAGAGAATAACTAGTGAAAGATGTAGCTGCATCAATCTCAAAGAATATTGTCTTGGAAATGTAGAAGGAAGAAAAATACGATTACTTgaaacaaagataaaaaaaagaaaatacaaatgaGATATAAGGTCAAACAAATAAGAATAATTAATAAGTATTTCagattaaaagaaaatcatgTATAATAATTTCCCTTCCAACAccaaaaaaatatgtataataaattataaattaaaggtggcatatcataaaaaaaaatgcaacattgattatattatttattaacatttGTAGTACCGTATCACTACCTGGCATCtgtaatttttcaaattattaaataaatctgatttatttttaaataaacaataaaaatgaagagaataatgtataattttaaaataaattaaagaaaaattccttGATTTTATTCAAACTAAAGATATGAATTCTAAATTataataagattaataatacaatatatacaCCGGAATGAATATAAGAAATACAAGTAAAGTctaaaaattaacattataGTACTTCAATTATTTACTACAagtaatcaaataaattatatgtgatatatattaatttgttaTGTTAATGAAGGTTCTCACTCAAAGTCATATTCTAAGTTTCTTTTAGATTATTCTCTCAAAAAGGCTAAGATGAATTTGATCTTCTTACACATTATTATGACACGATTATATCAATTAATTAAcacaaaaaatgaaatatttttataaattggaTGATATTATTTTGATCTGAACATGTTATTAGactttttatatttgaaaacgatataatatttttcttttttcaagtTGTTTagttcattaataaaaaaaatgatatcttATAAGAAATTACAGTGAAATTTACGTATCTGACAACGcgagtttttttaataatatcacTTCTACAAGGAACACCACTTAAcagaaaaataggaaaaaaatgtaaataaaaatttaattatagaaaaaagTATGAATTCATATAAAAGTTAGtcactgaaataaaacttataaaaaattggtataaattgttaataaaaaatcttGAACATGTTGTTTATAAAAATCAGCCACGCAACAAATAGTTTAAATAAAACACAATAAATTATGGATAACTAATCAAACCATGTTTAAAAGGGTAtagaaaattgaataaaaaaaaaagatgagtTTGTGTCTAATAATATAAGAACCGATAATTTAGAAACCTCCATTTCAGCTGCATTTAAATATTGATTGAATCGATTTCATTACATAATCCTGAATTTTAGAAAGTCGTTGGTGGGTTTTCTTCTAATTAATTTGATGTGATTAGTTTGAATTTTCATAAAGTGTTTGGTAGAAGGAAAAACAAGTTCATTAAAAAATGTCcgaaaaaaaaaggagaagaaaaagaaataattatgataatgaTAATGGCAGAGAGAGTGAGCACATGATGGTGCTTGGCGCAACCTTTATGGAACCATTTCTTCACGGAGACCAAGTGGTTACATTAAACACAAAATTACcttaactattaaaaaaatattattacaacttttaaataaataattcaacaacgttgctttttattttttttacctcAAGAATTACATTTAATGAAAGTTTGGAGTCCGGACatgagggagagagagagaagagggaGGTGTAAGAAATCCGAAGATGTTGTTGTTGCCATTCTGACCTAAAGCTCGTGTCTTTCTGCTTTGTTGTATCTTCTGCTGTGTAAAAGTGATCCCTTTCTGATTCATTTCTAGATTTCATCTCAGGAACTAGTGCTAATACTTCACCTACAGATCTCTCTATTCTGGGTACGTTCTCTCCCAAATTCaaagtgttttctttttttctttcattctaaCACTTTGTGGAGGGTTTCTTCAAATCTGGCTCTTTTTTAATTCTACTGGGTCTCTGTTGAAAATGCTGGGGGGGTAAAAAGTCATGGTTTTCAGTTTTGGTAAGTTTCTGGGAGGGAAATGGTGGGAGTAGAAATGGGGTTATTTTGTTTCCAGTGTTTGTGGGAGGCAAATCTCAAATGATGTAGTGGGATTTGAAGTTTTGATGAGTTTTCTTCTGACACTTTTTTGTGCTTTGCAGATGAAGGCTGGCTTTTGATCCGGCTTGGGAGTCTTGATCGACTTGATTTTAACTCCAAGTTGAAAGAGGTAGTTTCTTCTGGTCCTTGGTGTTGTCAATAATGGccaaaggaaaagaaaattgaaagttTTCCATTTCTGTACCTGCAAAATTGGCCGGTGAATTGGTGATATTTTTTCCAAATTTCTtgtaattaattagttttttgtGCCTATTTGCGATTTCTTTATAAATCCCAAATACGATTTGTAGGATAACTAAGCGATTGCTTTTTCAATAATGGCAGACACAAAATGATGGCATTTTTGCTTATGTATTTGTTACCACCTAATCATGATAATGCTGTTTTGAGCTATCCTTTTCGATTGGGAGTGATGACCAAATCTGTAGTCTTTGACACGCTTGTTGCTTCTGGCATTTTACTGTTTGCTGTTTAACCCTATTGACTTAAATTGTTGTCAATACATCTTTCATCAACTTCATGCCCATGGATGCTTAATTTGGAGAGTTTGAAAACACTGGTTGATGTTATAGGATAgagtttattttggattttagtCTTAATTTAAGAGAGTATTTTGGTTGGAAAGATGAAGATTAATAACTGTATTTGGTGAATGGCAGCCATTTGGTCACAGTGGTTGGATATAGTACATCAGAAGTTCACACATgagatatatatataattattcttGGGATCCACCTGCAGAATGTCATTCCGCAGCATAGTTCGTGATGTGAGGGATAGTTTTGGGAGCTTGTCTAGACGTAGTTTTGATCTCAGACTTACGGGTCATCATAGAGGAAAATCTCAAGGATCGGTGCAGGATTTGCATGACCAACCTCTAGTGATTCAAAATAGCCGCTGGGCGAGCTTACCCCCAGAATTGCTATTTGATATCATTAGACGGCTTGAAGAGAGTGAGAATACATGGCCTTCTCGAAAGCACGTTGTTGCATGTGCTGCCGTTTGCCAGTCTTGGAGGAACATGTGCAAAGAAATTGTTAAGAGCCCAGAGTTCTGTGGCAAACTTACATTCCCCGTGTCCTTGAAGCAGGTTAGCTTTTTTTCTGTTGTAGAAGATTGATTCATTTTGATTAACCAAACTATTACATATATGGTGGTGGTTATAACAATGTTAGTTTATGGTGTGGTTTGAAGCAACACCCTGATTGTTTGCTCCTTTTGCTTTTCAGCCTGGACCACGGGATGGAATCATTCAATGTTTTATCAAAAGAGATAAATCTAATTTAACATACCACCTATTCCTTTGTCTCAGCCCTGGTAAGTTTTCTATTTATACATTTAGTTAATGCTTGGTTTTGTATGGTTGTATTGATCTGCCATACAAGCTCATGattttttttgcaaattttTATTCTGTCTGCATGTGTGTAGATCTTTGCATGAGTATATGGTTTGAGATCTGCATGAGATGGAACTTGCAATGCTGTAATTTATACTTGAAGCAATTACTGCTGCTAGTGTTAGAGGATAATTTTGGAAATGGGTTTTATAGATCAAGTTTCTATCcatattttctcattttttgcTCTAATCTGCCTTCACTCATTGCTCTGTGCATGGAAATCTGTTACTTCTATTATGATTGGTCTCTGTGTTTATTATTTCCCTTTATGGCCGATTTGAAGAAAGGGTCATCTTGTTTGATAGTCATTTAGTTGGGGGCAAACCTAGTTTTTTTGTCGTTTTATGTATGAATTGTCGTTGCTACCGTCATCAAAGTTTTATAAAGATATATTGTTGATAATCTTATGTAAACAGccaaatactttattttttaaataagggGGATAATGTTAATCAGTGGTCATTCTTGTTTTACTTTGAGTTTTGCAGCTTTGTTGGTTGAAAATGGGAAATTCCTCCTTTCTGCTAAGAGGACAAGGAGAACAACTTACACTGAGTATGTTATTTCCATGGATGCTGACAACATCTCTAGATCAAGTAACACCTACATTGGAAAGCTGAGGTGAGTTTACTGCTTGCAAGTGTACACCTGCAGACTACGTTGTCTTTGACTTTATGCAAGGAGCCCCTTTTTGTGTCTTTTAAAAGAACTGTTAAAAGCATGATTTGAAAATTTAGAATAGGAGAGTGCATTCTATCTCCCTGAAGTATAATGGCAGAATTCATGATCTTGATGTCAACTTCAGTTGGTGAGAGATGTAAGCATTGTGACTGATATTATCTAATCAAACAACACTTTCCTAAATATCTATCTAAAGCAACAGTTCAGATTCTTATCCCATTGTTAGTTTCCCACAAGCCTATTTActtgatatttaattttgatgCTCTATTTAATACCCTTGTGTTCTAACTGATGAGATTTTGTTGGACTTCCAGATCAAATTTTCTTGGTACAAAGTTCATTATTAATGATACACAGCCTCCATACTCTTCGGCCCATATATGCCCTCCTGGGACTGGGAAGACGAGCCGCAGATTTTATTCAAAAAAGGTCTCGCCTAAGGTCCCATCTGGGAGTTACAACATAGCTCAGGTAACATATGAACTAAATGTGCTTGGGACTAGAGGCCCCAGAAAGATGCACTGTGTCATGCACTCGATACCGGCTTCAGCACTGGATGCAGGTGGCACTGTTCCAGGCCAGCCAGAGCTTCTTCCCCGTGCCCTGGAGGACTCATTTCGGAGCATCTCATTTTCGAAGTCTCTAGATCGCTCTATTGAGTTCAGCAGTTCACGGTTTTCTGAGATCGGGGAATCCTGTCTTGAGGACGATGATGGCAAGATGAGACCCTTGGTTCTGAAAAACAAGCCTCCAAGGTGGCATGAACAGTTACAATGTTGGTGCCTTAATTTTCGCGGCCGAGTAACTGTTGCGTCTGTTAAAAACTTTCAGTTGATTGCTGCCACCCAACCAGCTGCTGGTGCACCTACACCCTCTCAACCGGCTCCACCAGAGCATGATAAGATCATTCTTCAGTTTGGCAAAGTTGGGAAAGACATGTTCACCATGGATTATCGGTACCCTTTATCAGCATTCCAAGCTTTTGCAATATGCTTGAGCAGCTTTGACACCAAATTGGCTTGTGAATAAGATAAAATGATGATGAAGCAAAAGGGTTTAAGTGAGAGCTAATGAAACAGTGATGATGGTATCTTTCCCTTTGTTTTACTTTCCTTTTCCTATTTTCATTATCAGTGTCATGGGAATAGGCAATTGTTGTTACTCAGCTTCTGTATGACTCAATTGTAACCGTAGTGCATCTCTGATGTAATAGGATTTCAGAGCATTTTTAACATACAATGTTGCTATGTTTCTTTCTCAGTTGATTCTACCAACAGACCATCATTTAACATATATTAGGCTCTGCTGCTGTCTGCTACATGTTTGGTAATGGAGAGCTACATATAAACTGTCAcatggtggtgtatgtgcttgTACCTTCTATGCTGGGCACCCAATATATTCATCTAAAGACTTGTTTGGGAATCAGGAAAATAATGGTGCCTAAGGAGAATTATTGGCATGGGTTGTCTCAATGTTGGACCCATTCCAATAGTGATATTTCACTTGTTTTTGGAACATATTCATCATCTTTTGAGATTCACTTCAACTAATTATTGTAAAAACAAGTGACTGTGTCAGCAGCTTTGATAACACCACTTCAATTTCTGCTCCCAAATTAACATATCTATTGGATCTGGTCGTTTTAATTTGTATGCTTCTAAAACCTTTTCCATTTTCGTTTCTAACAGTTTCTATAAATGAAATTGTAAACCTTTAGCAAAAGTTTCTTTATTCTTAGAAGAATTTTCATTTATTCTTGAATCATTTTTACTTTAACTATTGATCAAGAAATAGTATCACTTTATATTCATTAACTAAaaccaaaaagaaaatgaacacAATAAGGCCGAAAACATGAAATTTCTTTGTGGAATATTTTTGTCGAAAAATTGACTGAGCAATTTTAATAAGGTTTTCCTTTCCGATTAAGATTTTTCGATCCACTTACTTTAGGCAATAGAATCTagtaaaatagaaaaagaaaacttttttaagattaaaatcAAAGATACCCTAacaatataaaagttaaaatatattttagtcaaatataaaaataaaactacttTCACATAAGCAATAAGCAATGGATTTGAATTAGAAATAAAACAGTTTGTAATGGAAATGAAATATTCAACAAACGACTCATTTacttgataaaaaatataaatgcaaAAGTAatggttattttaaaaaaatattgtaatggTTTGGCTAAGCTTTAATaacttttcatttttgttctcctcttataatgttaataaaattGGAGTGTTGAATTATAGCATAAAATGTGGATAATATGATTGAAGATATGGGACATTGTGTGTGGAAGTCAACTAAACATGTTGAGGCAAATGAATAAAGCAGCTCAAATGGTGAAACTATAAAATCTGATAAGTCAAACAATTATTAGCCACCAATGAACAATCCTAGAGCTTCAAATCATACACAACAACCACATAAAATTGAAAGcaccaattttatttttatttattattatattttttgggaaaaacaaaaaatgcacCCATTAACACTTTTTTCTAGTTCAATT
Proteins encoded in this region:
- the LOC137832834 gene encoding tubby-like F-box protein 8, which codes for MSFRSIVRDVRDSFGSLSRRSFDLRLTGHHRGKSQGSVQDLHDQPLVIQNSRWASLPPELLFDIIRRLEESENTWPSRKHVVACAAVCQSWRNMCKEIVKSPEFCGKLTFPVSLKQPGPRDGIIQCFIKRDKSNLTYHLFLCLSPALLVENGKFLLSAKRTRRTTYTEYVISMDADNISRSSNTYIGKLRSNFLGTKFIINDTQPPYSSAHICPPGTGKTSRRFYSKKVSPKVPSGSYNIAQVTYELNVLGTRGPRKMHCVMHSIPASALDAGGTVPGQPELLPRALEDSFRSISFSKSLDRSIEFSSSRFSEIGESCLEDDDGKMRPLVLKNKPPRWHEQLQCWCLNFRGRVTVASVKNFQLIAATQPAAGAPTPSQPAPPEHDKIILQFGKVGKDMFTMDYRYPLSAFQAFAICLSSFDTKLACE